A stretch of Drosophila gunungcola strain Sukarami chromosome 3L unlocalized genomic scaffold, Dgunungcola_SK_2 000002F, whole genome shotgun sequence DNA encodes these proteins:
- the LOC128257000 gene encoding uncharacterized protein LOC128257000, whose product METYLTEIKQLRIPRPKFEPNSCHQQHHHAVTAASTTPTSTPIQPPPPLHHRQWRHFVRPFTPPRDYHLPMMADGSMHDKM is encoded by the coding sequence ATGGAAACCTATTTGACGGAGATCAAACAGTTGCGCATACCACGCCCGAAATTCGAGCCCAACAGTTGCCATCAGCAGCACCACCATGCGGTGACAGCGGCCTCGACCACGCCCACATCCACGCCCATCCAGCCGCCCCCGCCCCTGCACCACCGGCAGTGGCGACACTTTGTGCGACCCTTCACGCCGCCACGCGATTACCATCTACCCATGATGGCCGACGGCTCCATGCACGACAAGATGTGA
- the LOC128257079 gene encoding ral guanine nucleotide dissociation stimulator-like 1 isoform X1: MNFTSRANCKCPHSQKHQQKPALIKSHTCAYQLQDLAGYNQALMPPLDNTDFSSAWRQVNNNTTSQSCAYHQQQETKDTKRPYHHHTCPRQRKKPAQMCQQHQHQQQQEPQQRRSRSASAKPRRNSSYHSYDDLDVSSAVLNAERKVVASLKYLCACTGATLRNLSKKTKDLHAKNYTYTKPTWRLWGEEHEKNAIFTVYLKKVRYHRPTPTASNDSDDEISHLEWETVRVRFVKAATLARLVEALATDDGELESTFINVFLSTYRTFSTPKQVLSLLTQRYDALHEKHLEELEQAQQNGQVMDPAYDPHASIHEQHKKTLVSALHVWLDGFPEDWHEENLQQILAFAMKRLKRSDLHIKVLNRLERLIRQSVYGNGGGGGGSGSEGNGLSWLSAAGSQQMQQFMIPTHYGSSYDLTDQFNGLYLSPMGHGPIYRGPTHFLQAFRFPHVPIRHFAEQLTRMDTELFKRLIPHQCLGHTWARRDSGGSETVVATINQFNAVLFRVVSSILIDRLKPQERALNISRWIDIAQELRMLKNFSSLKAIISALNSNSIYRLSKIWEVLPKERMEVFTELARICSEDNNAWTLREVLKREGTAKNPESNPGSDQSDRHLQKLILNLGTQTSHGTIPYLGTFLTDLTMIHTANPDYLTENKLINFDKKRKEFEVLAQIKLLQGAANTYNLQGDALFDHWFNSMPVLDEREAFELSCRLEAPPPAPRKSVVSTNTSLTNTTASSTASIIGHRKTDSIHSNSSSGAGSQFYCELNSSTSSRHNSLDRDAHHQHASLMSASSSVSNLSLDSSNSGGRQSGKLTHSQSMGNGLKSHGNGTTNGGSPHINAQLVQPTGGTPQSAPDFYIIRVTYETDNIELDGIVLYKSIMLGNNERTPQVIRNSMLKLGLEDDPDRFTLAQVLPDKELVMPKNANVYYAVNTNYNLNFILRPRKEEGVAGS, encoded by the exons AATTTCACAAGTCGAGCCAATTGCAAATGCCCGCATAGCCAAAAGCACCAGCAGAAGCCCGCTCTAATCAAGAGTCACACCTGCGCCTACCAGCTGCAGGATCTGGCAGGATATAATCAAGCCCTAATGCCGCCGCTGGATAACACGGACTTTAGCAGTGCCTGGCGGCAGGTGAACAACAACACCACCAGCCAGTCCTGCGCCTACCATCAGCAGCAGGAAACCAAGGACACCAAGAGGCCATACCACCATCACACCTGTCCAAGACAGCGGAAAAAGCCAGCTCAAATGTGCCAGCAGCaccaacatcagcagcagcaggagcccCAGCAGCGCCGATCGCGATCCGCATCGGCCAAGCCGCGCAGGAACAGTTCCTATCACTCCTATGACGACCTGGATGTCTCGTCGGCGGTCCTCAATGCGGAACGCAAGGTGGTGGCCAGCTTGAAGTACCTCTGTGCCTGCACGGGCGCCACCCTAAGGAATCTCTCCAAGAAGACCAAAGATTTGCACGCCAAAAACTATACCTACACAAAG CCCACGTGGCGCCTTTGGGGCGAAGAGCACGAAAAGAATGCAATTTTCACCGTCTACCTGAAGAAAGTGCGATATCACCGACCCACGCCCACGGCCAGCAAT gACTCAGATGATGAGATTTCCCATCTGGAGTGGGAGACAGTGCGAGTGCGCTTTGTGAAGGCGGCCACCTTGGCCCGATTGGTGGAGGCCCTGGCCACCGACGATGGGGAGCTGGAGAGCACCTTCATTAACGTCTTCCTGTCCACCTATCGCACCTTCTCCACGCCCAAGCAGGTGCTCAGTCTGCTGACGCAGCGCTACGATGCGCTGCATGAGAAGCATCTGGAGGAGTTGGAGCAGGCGCAGCAGAATGGCCAGGTCATGGATCCGGCCTATGATCCCCATGCCTCCATCCATGAGCAACACAAGAAAACGCTAGTCTCGGCGCTGCACGTTTGGCTAGATGGATTTCCGGAGGATTGGCACGAAGAAAACCTGCAGCAG ATACTGGCCTTTGCCATGAAGCGACTGAAACGATCGGATTTGCACATCAAGGTGCTGAATCGTCTGGAGCGGCTCATCCGGCAGTCTGTCTATGGAAATggtggcggcggaggaggcaGTGGCTCGGAGGGCAATGGTCTGTCTTGGCTTTCGGCCGCCGGTTCGCAGCAGATGCAGCAGTTCATGATACCCACGCACTACGGCTCATCGTATGACCTCACGGATCAGTTCAACGGCCTGTATCTCTCGCCAATGGGTCACGGGCCCATCTATCGTGGACCCACCCACTTTCTGCAGGCCTTCCGCTTTCCCCACGTGCCTATCCGCCATTTTGCCGAGCAGTTGACCCGCATGGACACGGAATTGTTCAAGCGACtgattccgcaccaatgcctTGGGCACACGTGGGCCAGAAGGGATAGTGGAGGCTCGGAGACTGTGGTGGCCACCATCAACCAATTTAATGCGGTGCTCTTCCGTGTGGTCTCCAGCATTCTGATCGATCGACTGAAGCCTCAG GAGCGCGCTCTGAACATTTCACGTTGGATTGACATTGCCCAGGAGCTGCGCATGCTCAAGAACTTTAGTTCGCTCAAGGCCATTATTTCGGCTCTAAATTCCAATTCCATATACCGCCTCTCCAAGATCTGGGAAGTGCTGCCTAAAGAAAgg ATGGAAGTCTTTACGGAGCTGGCGAGGATTTGCTCGGAGGACAACAATGCGTGGACTCTGCGAGAGGTACTGAAACGCGAGGGAACAGCTAAGAATCCCGAATCCAATCCGGGCAGTGATCAGAGCGATCGGCATCTGCAGAAGCTCATCTTGAATTTGGGAACGCAGACGTCACACGGAACGATACCCTATCTGGGTACTTTCCTCACCGATCTGACCATGATCCATACGGCCAATCCGGACTACCTCACCGAAAATAAGCTCATCAACTTCGACAAGAAGCGCAAGGAGTTCGAGGTGCTGGCGCAGATTAAGTTGCTCCAGGGAGCAGCCAACACGTATAATCTCCAGGGGGATGCCCTCTTCGATCATTGGTTTAACTCGATGCCAGTGCTTGATGAACGGGAGGCATTCGAGCTGAGTTGCCGACTGGAAGCACCACCGCCGGCGCCACGGAAATCGGTGGTCAGCACAAACACCTCGTTAACCAACACGACCGCCTCGTCGACGGCTTCGATTATAGGCCACAGGAAGACTGACTCCATACACTCCAACTCGAGCAGCGGGGCGGGATCGCAGTTCTACTGCGAACTGAACAGCAGTACCAGCTCCAGGCACAACTCTCTGGATCGGGATGCCCACCATCAGCACGCCTCCCTGATGTCCGCCTCGAGCAGTGTGTCCAATCTGTCGTTGGATTCCAGTAACTCTGGCGGACGACAGTCCGGCAAGCTGACGCACTCGCAGTCCATGGGAAATGGACTGAAATCGCATGGCAATGGCACCACCAATGGTGGATCGCCGCACATCAATGCCCAGCTGGTTCAGCCGACGGGTGGAACTCCTCAGTCCGCACCGGATTTCTACATCATCCGGGTGACCTACGAAACGGACAACATTGAGCTGGACGGGATTGTGCTGTACAAGAGCATTATGCTGGGAAATAACGAGCGTACGCCACAGGTCATCCGCAATTCTATGCTTAAATTGGGCCTGGAAGATGATCCAGATAGGTTTACACTAGCGCAGGTGTTACCGGATAAAGAACTCGTAATGCCGAAGAATGCCAATGTCTACTATGCGGTGAACACGAACTACAACCTCAACTTTATCCTGAGACCGCGAAAGGAGGAGGGCGTGGCCGGTAGCTAG
- the LOC128257079 gene encoding ral guanine nucleotide dissociation stimulator-like 1 isoform X2 — MSQNVADSLPTWRLWGEEHEKNAIFTVYLKKVRYHRPTPTASNDSDDEISHLEWETVRVRFVKAATLARLVEALATDDGELESTFINVFLSTYRTFSTPKQVLSLLTQRYDALHEKHLEELEQAQQNGQVMDPAYDPHASIHEQHKKTLVSALHVWLDGFPEDWHEENLQQILAFAMKRLKRSDLHIKVLNRLERLIRQSVYGNGGGGGGSGSEGNGLSWLSAAGSQQMQQFMIPTHYGSSYDLTDQFNGLYLSPMGHGPIYRGPTHFLQAFRFPHVPIRHFAEQLTRMDTELFKRLIPHQCLGHTWARRDSGGSETVVATINQFNAVLFRVVSSILIDRLKPQERALNISRWIDIAQELRMLKNFSSLKAIISALNSNSIYRLSKIWEVLPKERMEVFTELARICSEDNNAWTLREVLKREGTAKNPESNPGSDQSDRHLQKLILNLGTQTSHGTIPYLGTFLTDLTMIHTANPDYLTENKLINFDKKRKEFEVLAQIKLLQGAANTYNLQGDALFDHWFNSMPVLDEREAFELSCRLEAPPPAPRKSVVSTNTSLTNTTASSTASIIGHRKTDSIHSNSSSGAGSQFYCELNSSTSSRHNSLDRDAHHQHASLMSASSSVSNLSLDSSNSGGRQSGKLTHSQSMGNGLKSHGNGTTNGGSPHINAQLVQPTGGTPQSAPDFYIIRVTYETDNIELDGIVLYKSIMLGNNERTPQVIRNSMLKLGLEDDPDRFTLAQVLPDKELVMPKNANVYYAVNTNYNLNFILRPRKEEGVAGS, encoded by the exons CCCACGTGGCGCCTTTGGGGCGAAGAGCACGAAAAGAATGCAATTTTCACCGTCTACCTGAAGAAAGTGCGATATCACCGACCCACGCCCACGGCCAGCAAT gACTCAGATGATGAGATTTCCCATCTGGAGTGGGAGACAGTGCGAGTGCGCTTTGTGAAGGCGGCCACCTTGGCCCGATTGGTGGAGGCCCTGGCCACCGACGATGGGGAGCTGGAGAGCACCTTCATTAACGTCTTCCTGTCCACCTATCGCACCTTCTCCACGCCCAAGCAGGTGCTCAGTCTGCTGACGCAGCGCTACGATGCGCTGCATGAGAAGCATCTGGAGGAGTTGGAGCAGGCGCAGCAGAATGGCCAGGTCATGGATCCGGCCTATGATCCCCATGCCTCCATCCATGAGCAACACAAGAAAACGCTAGTCTCGGCGCTGCACGTTTGGCTAGATGGATTTCCGGAGGATTGGCACGAAGAAAACCTGCAGCAG ATACTGGCCTTTGCCATGAAGCGACTGAAACGATCGGATTTGCACATCAAGGTGCTGAATCGTCTGGAGCGGCTCATCCGGCAGTCTGTCTATGGAAATggtggcggcggaggaggcaGTGGCTCGGAGGGCAATGGTCTGTCTTGGCTTTCGGCCGCCGGTTCGCAGCAGATGCAGCAGTTCATGATACCCACGCACTACGGCTCATCGTATGACCTCACGGATCAGTTCAACGGCCTGTATCTCTCGCCAATGGGTCACGGGCCCATCTATCGTGGACCCACCCACTTTCTGCAGGCCTTCCGCTTTCCCCACGTGCCTATCCGCCATTTTGCCGAGCAGTTGACCCGCATGGACACGGAATTGTTCAAGCGACtgattccgcaccaatgcctTGGGCACACGTGGGCCAGAAGGGATAGTGGAGGCTCGGAGACTGTGGTGGCCACCATCAACCAATTTAATGCGGTGCTCTTCCGTGTGGTCTCCAGCATTCTGATCGATCGACTGAAGCCTCAG GAGCGCGCTCTGAACATTTCACGTTGGATTGACATTGCCCAGGAGCTGCGCATGCTCAAGAACTTTAGTTCGCTCAAGGCCATTATTTCGGCTCTAAATTCCAATTCCATATACCGCCTCTCCAAGATCTGGGAAGTGCTGCCTAAAGAAAgg ATGGAAGTCTTTACGGAGCTGGCGAGGATTTGCTCGGAGGACAACAATGCGTGGACTCTGCGAGAGGTACTGAAACGCGAGGGAACAGCTAAGAATCCCGAATCCAATCCGGGCAGTGATCAGAGCGATCGGCATCTGCAGAAGCTCATCTTGAATTTGGGAACGCAGACGTCACACGGAACGATACCCTATCTGGGTACTTTCCTCACCGATCTGACCATGATCCATACGGCCAATCCGGACTACCTCACCGAAAATAAGCTCATCAACTTCGACAAGAAGCGCAAGGAGTTCGAGGTGCTGGCGCAGATTAAGTTGCTCCAGGGAGCAGCCAACACGTATAATCTCCAGGGGGATGCCCTCTTCGATCATTGGTTTAACTCGATGCCAGTGCTTGATGAACGGGAGGCATTCGAGCTGAGTTGCCGACTGGAAGCACCACCGCCGGCGCCACGGAAATCGGTGGTCAGCACAAACACCTCGTTAACCAACACGACCGCCTCGTCGACGGCTTCGATTATAGGCCACAGGAAGACTGACTCCATACACTCCAACTCGAGCAGCGGGGCGGGATCGCAGTTCTACTGCGAACTGAACAGCAGTACCAGCTCCAGGCACAACTCTCTGGATCGGGATGCCCACCATCAGCACGCCTCCCTGATGTCCGCCTCGAGCAGTGTGTCCAATCTGTCGTTGGATTCCAGTAACTCTGGCGGACGACAGTCCGGCAAGCTGACGCACTCGCAGTCCATGGGAAATGGACTGAAATCGCATGGCAATGGCACCACCAATGGTGGATCGCCGCACATCAATGCCCAGCTGGTTCAGCCGACGGGTGGAACTCCTCAGTCCGCACCGGATTTCTACATCATCCGGGTGACCTACGAAACGGACAACATTGAGCTGGACGGGATTGTGCTGTACAAGAGCATTATGCTGGGAAATAACGAGCGTACGCCACAGGTCATCCGCAATTCTATGCTTAAATTGGGCCTGGAAGATGATCCAGATAGGTTTACACTAGCGCAGGTGTTACCGGATAAAGAACTCGTAATGCCGAAGAATGCCAATGTCTACTATGCGGTGAACACGAACTACAACCTCAACTTTATCCTGAGACCGCGAAAGGAGGAGGGCGTGGCCGGTAGCTAG